In a single window of the Renibacterium salmoninarum ATCC 33209 genome:
- a CDS encoding IPT/TIG domain-containing protein, with protein MKIKKILALTAVTAVTFFGVAPLAQASQGEGNSSTSTVQGFSSVNIFQQGGYSAFFHELRPDGTSSAAGGPVAAGGSYSSGDLGKKGFEDGDLVVPVVNAVFGNEQKGSSFVYNKDGPAKELKVWGTTLNVGFGCNDNAPSPMGCGPANKPVASGLQPPAGPLGGGTVVKVDGSNLFGASQVSFGDKPGTDIAVAQDGNSLTVKTPAVDAAGPVKVTVTNPGGETVTYESFHYFGSAPTAATLEPKTGPRDGGTVVKVNGGNLFDVSRVTFGDNEATEIHIAQDGNSLTVKTPAVDAAGPVEVKVSTPNGSATATDKFEYVGSDQHPDIHAPDGATPVTGKWWSGDNNTYGGWFKDGQWVLQKPNAGSVSVAFGNPGDTPVTGDWDGKGRFGIGVERGGQWYLSNAGTSIGKVTAIVAFGNPGDTPVTGDWDGKGKTSIGVTRSTANGLEWYITSDLTTANPPVSYHFIFGNSTDAPITGNWIGTAKTQVGLHRENSILISYDAQTVASTHVFGNAGDVAVTGQWNGEGKTSFGVFEHSSGAWKLSNDLSGKIDITFN; from the coding sequence ATGAAAATAAAAAAAATTTTAGCGCTGACTGCAGTCACTGCAGTCACTTTTTTTGGGGTGGCTCCTCTTGCGCAAGCTTCGCAAGGTGAAGGGAATTCTTCCACTTCAACAGTACAAGGCTTCAGCAGTGTTAACATTTTTCAACAGGGTGGTTATTCTGCTTTCTTTCACGAGTTAAGGCCTGACGGGACCTCCAGCGCCGCAGGAGGACCAGTTGCAGCTGGTGGCTCTTATAGTTCTGGTGATTTAGGTAAAAAGGGCTTCGAAGACGGAGATCTTGTTGTTCCCGTAGTAAACGCGGTTTTTGGAAATGAGCAAAAAGGAAGCTCCTTTGTTTATAACAAAGATGGTCCTGCCAAGGAACTGAAAGTCTGGGGGACGACTCTAAACGTAGGTTTCGGGTGTAACGATAATGCGCCATCCCCAATGGGATGTGGCCCGGCAAATAAACCTGTTGCATCCGGACTTCAGCCTCCGGCGGGTCCTCTTGGCGGCGGTACTGTGGTGAAGGTGGATGGCAGCAACCTATTCGGCGCATCGCAAGTCTCCTTTGGAGACAAACCGGGAACGGACATTGCCGTCGCTCAGGATGGTAACTCGTTGACTGTAAAAACACCAGCAGTAGATGCCGCTGGCCCGGTAAAGGTTACAGTCACTAACCCCGGTGGGGAGACGGTAACGTACGAGAGTTTCCACTACTTCGGAAGCGCCCCGACAGCAGCAACTCTCGAGCCTAAGACTGGGCCTCGTGACGGCGGTACTGTGGTGAAGGTGAATGGCGGCAACCTATTCGACGTATCGAGAGTTACCTTCGGAGACAACGAGGCAACGGAAATTCACATCGCGCAGGATGGCAACTCGTTGACTGTAAAAACACCAGCAGTAGATGCCGCTGGCCCGGTAGAGGTTAAAGTCTCTACACCTAACGGTTCCGCAACAGCAACTGACAAATTTGAATACGTGGGTAGTGACCAACACCCAGATATCCATGCACCAGATGGAGCAACTCCGGTTACTGGTAAATGGTGGTCTGGCGACAACAACACGTATGGTGGATGGTTCAAGGACGGCCAATGGGTACTGCAAAAGCCAAATGCTGGTTCCGTTTCAGTTGCTTTTGGTAATCCCGGTGATACTCCTGTCACAGGTGACTGGGATGGTAAAGGTCGATTTGGTATTGGCGTTGAGAGAGGCGGCCAATGGTATCTATCGAATGCTGGAACTTCTATTGGTAAAGTAACAGCGATCGTTGCTTTTGGTAATCCCGGTGATACTCCTGTCACAGGTGACTGGGATGGTAAAGGTAAAACATCGATTGGTGTGACACGGTCTACTGCTAATGGATTAGAGTGGTATATTACATCAGATCTAACCACTGCCAATCCGCCTGTTTCCTATCATTTCATATTCGGAAATTCTACTGATGCCCCAATTACTGGGAACTGGATCGGGACTGCAAAAACCCAGGTTGGGTTACATCGTGAGAATAGTATTTTGATTAGTTACGATGCCCAGACTGTTGCCTCAACCCATGTCTTTGGTAATGCTGGGGATGTTGCGGTAACTGGTCAGTGGAATGGTGAGGGTAAGACGAGTTTCGGTGTTTTTGAGCACTCCTCCGGAGCTTGGAAACTATCTAATGACCTTAGCGGAAAAATAGATATTACCTTTAACTAA
- a CDS encoding recombinase family protein, with protein sequence MTTAAGKLVFGIFAALAEFERELISERTKAGMASARARGRKGGRPFTMTPAKIRLAMSAMGQPETHIGNLAKEIGVSRQTLYRYVSPTGELRPQGRRIIKQSNG encoded by the coding sequence ATGACAACGGCGGCAGGGAAGCTTGTCTTCGGCATCTTTGCCGCACTTGCCGAGTTCGAACGTGAACTCATTTCCGAACGCACCAAAGCCGGCATGGCTTCAGCCAGGGCCCGGGGACGCAAGGGCGGACGGCCCTTCACGATGACGCCAGCGAAGATCCGACTCGCGATGTCTGCCATGGGCCAGCCCGAGACTCATATCGGGAATCTCGCCAAGGAAATCGGTGTTTCCCGCCAAACCCTCTACCGATACGTCTCACCCACCGGCGAGCTCCGCCCTCAAGGCCGACGAATAATCAAACAGAGCAATGGTTAG
- a CDS encoding TetR family transcriptional regulator translates to MARDAQATKQRLLEAAVQEFSQYGIAGARVDRIAAVAGIE, encoded by the coding sequence ATGGCTAGAGATGCACAGGCAACGAAGCAACGACTGTTAGAAGCTGCTGTCCAAGAATTCTCCCAGTACGGCATTGCTGGCGCCAGGGTGGATCGAATCGCGGCCGTGGCCGGTATCGAATAA
- a CDS encoding aldo/keto reductase translates to MGKAISQFLTESGVDRSELFVTTKLWNVEQGYEKTLAAFEASLQKLGLDYVDLYLIHWPKPKHDLYLDTWRAFEEIYASGQAKAIGVSNFKTDQLQKIIDLGGTVPAINQIELHSNLQQRELRAFGKEHGIHTEAWSPLAQGSLLEDPAVAAIAEAHGKSTAQVIIRWHIQVGNVVIPKSVTPERIAANIDVFNFELSDAEIATIDALDKDGRVGSHPDEVHVAK, encoded by the coding sequence GTGGGCAAGGCGATCAGCCAGTTCCTCACCGAATCCGGTGTAGACCGCAGCGAGCTCTTCGTGACCACCAAATTGTGGAACGTGGAACAAGGCTACGAAAAGACTTTGGCCGCCTTTGAAGCGAGCCTTCAGAAGCTGGGCCTGGATTACGTAGACCTTTACCTGATCCACTGGCCAAAGCCGAAGCACGATCTGTACTTGGACACCTGGCGAGCCTTCGAGGAAATCTACGCCTCGGGCCAAGCCAAGGCTATTGGCGTATCAAACTTCAAAACGGACCAGTTGCAGAAGATCATCGATCTGGGTGGCACAGTTCCGGCGATTAACCAGATCGAACTACACTCGAACCTGCAACAGCGTGAGCTGCGCGCGTTCGGCAAAGAGCACGGCATTCACACTGAAGCCTGGAGCCCGCTTGCACAAGGTAGCTTGCTTGAAGACCCGGCAGTGGCTGCGATTGCTGAGGCACATGGCAAGTCCACAGCCCAGGTCATCATTCGTTGGCATATTCAGGTTGGCAACGTGGTGATCCCCAAGTCGGTCACTCCAGAGCGGATTGCCGCCAACATTGACGTTTTCAACTTCGAGTTGAGCGATGCTGAAATCGCCACCATCGACGCACTTGATAAAGACGGCCGAGTCGGCTCGCACCCGGACGAAGTTCACGTAGCGAAGTAA
- the corA gene encoding magnesium/cobalt transporter CorA: protein MTIIDNAVYVQGRRTADPASLQQTYETLAERGGMAWIGLYRPTAKEMASVADEFGLHELAVEDAISAHQRPKIERYDNNLFTVLRPARYIDAEEEVEFGELHIFTGKDFVITIRHAETSGVAQVRRRLEARPELLALGPEAVLYAILDQVVDDYAPVVAGLENDIDEIEDQLFAGDPNVSRRIYKLSREVILFQRALNPLIGIIAALKSGFEKYDIDIELQRSLRDVEDHVVGLTTKANGFRELLQNALTVDGTLTANRLNEAGTKQNEEVKKISSWAAIFFAPTFVASVYGMNFDVMPELKWEFGYPYAIAVMILLSGGMYLIFKRKKWL, encoded by the coding sequence GTGACCATTATCGACAACGCCGTATATGTCCAGGGCCGGCGGACCGCAGATCCGGCGAGCTTGCAGCAAACCTACGAGACTCTTGCCGAGCGCGGCGGAATGGCCTGGATTGGGCTTTACCGTCCCACCGCCAAGGAAATGGCTTCGGTCGCCGACGAATTTGGCTTGCATGAGCTGGCGGTAGAAGACGCAATTTCGGCGCATCAGCGGCCCAAGATTGAGCGTTACGACAACAACCTTTTCACCGTCTTGCGACCAGCCAGGTACATCGATGCCGAAGAAGAAGTTGAATTCGGCGAGCTGCATATCTTCACCGGTAAGGATTTTGTCATCACCATCCGGCACGCTGAGACCTCCGGCGTCGCCCAAGTTCGACGGCGGCTGGAAGCTAGGCCCGAACTGCTGGCTTTGGGGCCAGAGGCGGTTTTGTACGCGATTCTGGACCAGGTCGTTGACGACTACGCGCCCGTGGTCGCTGGGTTGGAAAACGATATTGATGAGATTGAAGACCAGCTCTTTGCTGGCGATCCCAATGTTTCCCGCCGTATTTACAAGCTTTCTCGTGAAGTAATTCTTTTCCAACGCGCCTTGAACCCGTTGATTGGCATCATCGCGGCGTTGAAGTCAGGGTTTGAAAAATACGATATTGATATTGAATTGCAGCGCAGCCTTCGCGATGTTGAAGATCACGTGGTGGGACTGACCACCAAGGCGAACGGCTTCCGCGAATTGCTGCAAAACGCCTTGACCGTTGATGGCACCCTGACTGCGAATCGACTCAACGAAGCTGGCACGAAACAAAACGAAGAGGTCAAGAAAATCTCGTCCTGGGCGGCAATTTTCTTCGCGCCAACGTTTGTGGCCAGCGTCTATGGCATGAACTTCGACGTGATGCCCGAGCTCAAGTGGGAGTTCGGCTACCCCTATGCTATTGCCGTCATGATCTTGCTCTCTGGCGGAATGTATCTGATCTTTAAACGGAAGAAGTGGTTGTAG
- a CDS encoding Lrp/AsnC family transcriptional regulator: MNQLDATDLALLLELINDPRAQIGELSDRLGVARNTAESRIRRLLKSGAIRSGGREVDLAVVGYDVVAFVTIEVSHRELDSVVTALRKQSQVLEVHEISGRGDVWCRLAARDVQHLQSALRALLRIRGVIRTETSLALHEHIPYRVEPLLHGLAAK, translated from the coding sequence ATGAATCAACTCGATGCCACGGACCTTGCGCTGCTGCTGGAATTGATCAATGATCCGCGAGCCCAGATCGGCGAATTGAGCGATCGGCTTGGTGTGGCGCGCAATACTGCAGAATCGCGCATCCGCCGCCTACTCAAGTCCGGCGCGATCCGCAGCGGCGGCCGGGAAGTTGACCTCGCCGTCGTCGGCTATGATGTGGTCGCCTTCGTGACCATTGAGGTCAGTCACCGCGAGCTCGACAGCGTGGTGACCGCGTTGCGCAAGCAGTCCCAGGTACTTGAAGTCCATGAGATCTCTGGCCGGGGCGATGTCTGGTGCCGGTTGGCCGCTCGCGATGTACAGCATCTGCAGAGCGCCCTGCGCGCGTTGTTGAGAATTCGCGGCGTGATCCGAACTGAAACCTCGCTGGCACTGCACGAACACATCCCCTATCGGGTTGAGCCGTTGCTGCATGGTTTGGCCGCGAAATAA